Proteins encoded by one window of Gouania willdenowi chromosome 4, fGouWil2.1, whole genome shotgun sequence:
- the LOC114462231 gene encoding homeodomain-interacting protein kinase 2-like: MAAAAHPLMVGHALHSPSTRYTILEFIGEGSFGKVAKCRAHNSSKLVAVKILKKEYFQDVEDELSVLKTISSLNADHFNLVTFYEQFEYLGYKCLVFELLDVDLLHLVCSLNVNHIRPIAKQLMVALQGLKAVRVMHTDIKPDNIMMVNIDESPFSVKLIDFGMASPISAAMPGLRHQPIGYRAPEVCLGLPYSGAIDMWGVGCTLAFLFLNDNLFPVHCEYLMMQSMVEMLGMPSKYQLHFGLYSKRFFCHEVDELGTRWRLLTPEEYTSRNRRQAEEWPEYRPHLSSLDDLLYMSELGDNETVEDRKAFIEFLKELLNLDGEERISPIDALQHPYITGSYLSQEPDNREHQTEAQVIEEHSPEDWDAEYPLNNENGNCGRIVVQLPEDWDAEYPLFDEHNKCGLIVAY, translated from the exons ATGGCTGCTgcag CACATCCTCTAATGGTAGGGCATGCCCTCCACAGCCCCTCCACTCGATACACAATCCTAGAGTTTATCGGAGAAGGTAGCTTTGGGAAAGTTGCCAAGTGTCGTGCTCACAACAGCAGCAAATTGGTGGCAGTAAAAATCCTAAAGAAGGAGTATTTTCAAGATGTGGAGGACGAA CTGTCAGTGTTGAAGACCATCAGCTCTCTGAATGCTGACCACTTCAATCTGGTCACATTCTATGAGCAGTTTGAATACCTGGGCTATAAGTGCCTCGTCTTTGAGCTGTTGGACGTGGATTTGCTCCACCTGGTTTGTTCACTGAACGTCAACCACATCCGTCCTATTGCAAAGCAG CTGATGGTGGCATTACAGGGACTCAAAGCTGTAAGAGTAATGCACACTGACATCAAGCCAGACAACATTATGATGGTCAACATTGATGAAAGTCCATTCAGCGTAAAGCTCATTGATTTTGGAATGGCTTCTCCCATCTCTGCCGCCATGCCCGGGCTCAGACATCAGCCCATCGGCTACAG GGCCCCAGAGGTTTGTCTTGGCCTTCCTTACTCGGGGGCCATTGACATGTGGGGAGTGGGCTGCACGCTGGCATTCCTCTTCCTAAATGACAACCTCTTTCCTGTCCACTGTGAATACCTCATG aTGCAGAGCATGGTGGAGATGCTGGGAATGCCATCAAAGTACCAGCTCCACTTTGGCTTATACAGCAAGAGGTTCTTTTGTCATGAGGTGGATGAATTGGGCACAAGATGGAGGCTGCtg ACACCAGAAGAGTACACCTCTAGGAACAGAAGACAAGCTGAGGAGTGGCCCGAATATCGTCCACATTTGTCATCATTAGATGACCTGCTCTAT ATGTCTGAACTAGGGGACAATGAGACGGTAGAAGACAGGAAGGCCTTCATCGAGTTCCTGAAAGAACTGTTGAATCTGGATGGGGAAGAGAGAATCTCTCCCATTGATGCTCTTCAGCATCCCTACATTACAGGGTCATACCTGAGCCAGGAGCCAGACAACAGAGAACA TCAAACCGAGGCACAGGTCATTGAAGAACATTCACCTGAAGATTGGGATGCCGAGTACCCTCTTAATAATGAAAATGGCAACTGTGGACGCATTGTGGTACAATTACCTGAAGATTGGGATGCCGAGTACCCTCTCTTCGATGAACACAACAAATGTGGACTCATTGTGGCATATTAG